The region TGGGCGTGCTGCTGGGCGCGCTGGCGGTGCAGTACGTCGCGGACGGCGTGCTGGAACTGCTGCGCGGCGGCCTGAAGACCGGCACCGGCCTGCTGCGCGCCGCCGGACTGGCCTGAGCCCCGATCAGGGCGCTACGCCATTCGCCGCACCCGACGCCCGGGGTGAACTAAGCGTGTCAGCGCAACAATCCCCTGGCAGGCGCGGCTTAGAATCCGGGCATGACTTCCAGAAAGGACGTGCCGGACACCAACCGAAGACCTCGGGTCGCCGCTGACCTGAACGCGCCGCGGGTGCTGGTGCTGAACGCGTCCTACGAGCCGCTGCACGTCACCAGCGCCAAGCGGGCCATCACGCTCGTGCAGTACGGCGTGGCGGAAATCCTGGAAGACAGCGACGACGTCGTCCGCTCGCCCAGCACGGTCATGCCGGTCCCCAGCGTGATCCGCCTGCGCCGCTACGTCCGCCGCCCCCGCGTGCACCCCATCCCGTTCAACCGCCGCAACGTGCTGCGCCGCGACACCTTCACCTGCCAGTACTGCGGCTCGCCGGAGGAACTCACCATGGACCACGTGCTGCCTCGCTCGCGCGGCGGGCGGCACACCTGGGAGAACGTCGTCACCGCGTGCCGCGCCTGCAACCAGCGCAAGGGCAACCGCACCCCCGAGGAAGCCGCCATGCCCCTGCGCACCCGCCCCCGCGCGCCCACCTTCGGCGTGTACGCCCACGGGCAGTTCGCCCACTGGCAACCCCAGTGGACCCGCTACCTGGGCGGCTGAAGCGGGGATACGAGGGTCGAGGGTCTAACAGTCTGAAGGTCCAAGGCAGTGCGACTCTCAGACTCTTGGACCTTTAGACTCTTGGACCCTCCAACCCTCTAGACTGCGGCATGAACCGGGATCAGGCGTACGAACTGATGGTGGCGCACACGTCGAGCGTGTCGTTGCAGCGGCACATGCTGAACGTGGAGGCCGCGATGCGCGCCTACGCCCGCCACTGGGGCGAGGACGAGGAGCTGTACGCGGTGGCGGGCCTGCTGCATGACTTCGATTACGAGCTGCACCCGGACGAGCACCCGACCTGGGGCGTGGCGTTCCTGCGGGAGACCACGGACACGCCACCTGCCGTGCTGGACGCGATCATGGGGCACGCGGCGTACACCGGGACGCCCCGCGAGTCGCGGCTGTCGCGGACGCTGTTCGCGGTGGATGAGCTGACCGGGCTGGTGCAGGCCGCCGCACTCGTCCGCCCGGATAAAGACGTGCGGCTGGTGGAACTGAGCAGCCTGAAGAAGCGCTTCAAGAACCGGGCGTTCGCGGCGGGCGTGAACCGGGAGGAGGTCGAGCAGGGCGCGCGGGAACTTGGCGTGGACCTGGACGAGCACATGACGCGGGTGCTGCGCGCCATGCAGGACATGTAGCCGGAACCTCAGCCCGGCTGAGCCTCTTCCCTGCCCCGCCCGCCTGGATGTTGCGTCCAGGCGGCCGTTTTCTGCGCCGATCATGCCTGATGCCCGGCTGACGCGCGGCGATCATGGCCTGCTCACGGGGGGGCGCGTACGGTGATGGCACCAGACGGGAAGGCGTCCCAGACGCCAGAAACCCCACCCGCAGGAGGTGAGACCGACTGGCCCTCCAAAACCACACTGCCCGCCCCCGGTCACCCGCCCCGCTCACGACCCACAGGAGATCCGATCATGACCACCCGCACCCTGACCGCCACCGCTCCCCGTTCCCTGACCGCGCTGGCCCTGGCGACCCTGAGCCTGGGCGCGCTGATCGCCCCGCAGCGCGCGCTGGCCGCCCCGGCGGACATGACGGGCACCTGGGTGAACAGCAACGTCACGACCAGCGGCATCACCCGCGTGAACGTGACCCGCGCGGCGGGCGGGCAGATGACCGTGCAGGTGTTCGGGCGCTGCCACCCGAACGACTGCGACTGGGGCAGCGCCCAGATGGTCACGTACGGCACGACCGTCAGTGACGGCAACCACTTCACGGCGACTGCCGTGTACGCCAAGGGCTTCGCGACGACCACGCTGGTCATGAACTTCACCCGGGGCCGCCTGGACGTGCAGGCGCTGACGCAGTTCACGGACGGCAGCGGGCGGCAGAACTACGCCAGCCGCGACGCCTTCGCCCGCTACCGATAACCGCCCCCGGGGGGAGCGGGCTGACACGCCGGAAACCTTTCCGACGCAGCATACGTATCAGGACGCAGGTGGGTGATCCCCCACCGCGAGCCAGACCCCAGCCCCGCTTTCTCTTCCAGCGCCGCGCCTCCTGTTCCCGGAGGGGCGGCGCGCGACTGCCGGCGCGGGTGTCCCTGAGAGCCGACTGCGCCGGGGTGGCGGCGCGTTACCCTGGGCGGCATGACCTCGCCGATCACGCGTATGCAGCAGGCCCTCGCCGCGACCAGCCTGGACGGCTGGCTGGTGTACGACTTCCAGGGCCTCAACCCGCACGCCCGCACCGTCCTGAATCTGCCCCGTGAGGCGTTCCTGACGCGGCGGTTCTTCGTGTGGGTGCCGCGCAGCGGGCAGGCGGTGGTGCTGCACAACCACATCGAGGGCGGTACCTGGGGTGAGATCACGCGCGGCTGGAACGCCGAGCGGCGCGCGTTCGGGTCGCACGCGGAACTCGACGCCGCGCTGCGCGCCGTGGTCGCCGGGCGGACCCTAGCCATGGAGTACAGCCCGAATGGCGCGGTGCCGTACGTGAGCCGCGTGGATGCCGGGACGGTCGAGCGGGTGCGGGCCGCCGGGGCCGCAGAGGTCCACACGAGTGCCGATCTGCTCCAGTCGTTCCTGGCGTGGAGTGCGGACGATCTGGCCGCGCACGAGCGGGCCGTGGCGGTGCTGATGCAGGCGAAGGACGACGCGTTCCGCCTGATCCACGAGCGCCTGCGGGCCGGGCAGCCCGTGACGGAAGTGGACGCGCAGGCGGTGATCATGCGGCAGATCGACGCGGCGGGCATGCAGGCCGGGCACGCCGTGAACGTGAGTTTCGGCGTCAACGCCGCCGACAGCCACTACGAACCCAGCCCCGAACGCCACGCCACCCTGAAGCCCGGCGAGTGCGTCCTGATCGACCTGTGGGCGCAGGAACCGGGCCGCCCTTTCGCGGACGTCACCTGGGTCGGGTACGCCGGGCAGCCCACGCCCGCGTACCAGAGCGCCTGGGCGGCCGTGGTCGCCGCACGCGACGCCGCGCTGCGCACGATCCAGGACGGGTACGCCCGCACGGGCTGGGGCGAGGTGCAGGGCTGGATGGCCGACCGCGCCGCGCGCGACGCCATGGGCCCCGAATGGGAGGCGTACTTCCTGCACCGCACCGGGCACGACCTGGGCGTCAGCATCCACGGGGCGGGCGCGAACCTCGACGACTACGAGACGCGCGACACCCGCACCCTCACGCCCGGACTGGCCGTCACCATCGAACCCGGCACGTACCCCGCCGCGCAGGGCTTCGGCATCCGCAGCGAGATCGACGTGTACCTCGACCCGCAGACCGGCCCGCGCGTCACCCCGCACACGCAGGCCGCGCCGTTCATCCTCGGCGAGGGCGACTGGGCGCAGGTCCGCGCCCGCGCGTACGGGCAGGACTGACGCCGCCCGCCGCATGAGGCCGCCTTGACGCTTCCCTCAGGGTTGCGCGTGCCCCCCACGCCCGAACCGCTACCCTGGGGGCATGGCGAACCTCGGCTCCTCCACGATCATGCTCACGGGTGCGGGCGGCGCGCTGGCCACCGCGATAGCACAGGAACTCGACGACGCGGGCGCGCAGATGGTCCTCGTCGGGCGCGGCGACAGCCTCGCGCGGGCCGCGGACCGCTTCCCCGCCACGGAAGTCCTCGACCTGGACCTGCGCGACCCCGCCAGCATCGAGGCGCTGCGCAAGGTCAAGGTGGACACCCTGATCCACACCGTCGGCACCTACGCCACGCAGGACGCCCAGAAAGCCACCGAGGACGACTACGACGCGATGTTCGACGCGAACATGCGCACCCTCTTCCACGCCGTGCAGGGCGTCCTGCCGAACATGCTCAAGCAGAAGGACGGTCTGATCATGGGCGTCAGCGCCGGGCAGGCCGCGCGCCTCAGCGGCCCCAAGGCCGCGCTGTACACCGCCAGCAAGTCCGCCGTCGCCTCCTACGTCCTGAGCCTCCACGACGAACTCAAGGGCAAGGGCGTGCGCGGCATGGTCCTGTACCCCATGGGCGCCATCGACACGCCGGGCAACCGCGACGCCGGCATGGACTGGGACAGCATGATCGACCCGCGCGGCCTCGCCAAGAGCGTCGCCCACGCCCTGACCCGCCCCGACCGGGCGCACATCACCGAGATCAAGGTCTACCCCGACACCTGAGAGTAGGGCTGTGAACGCTGAGGGGGGCGGGGCGTGAAGCTGCTCGTGTGGGATTTCGACGGCACGCTCGCGTTCCGGAGCGGGCTGTGGTCCGGGACGCTCGCGGCTGTGGCGGCGCGGCACCGGCCGGATCTGGGTCTGGAGGCCGCGCACTTTCGCCCCTTCCTGAGTACGGGGTTCCGCTGGCATGCGCCTGAACGGATACATCCCGCCCGTGGGGCGGCGGCGTGGTGGGCGGAACTGCACCCGGTGTTCGAGCGGGCGTACCGCGAGACCGGGGTGAACCCGGCGGACGCCCGCGCGTGGGCCGCCGAGGTGCGCGCCGAGTACCTGAACCTGGAGTCGTGGGCAGCGTTCCCGGACGCTGCCCCTGTGCTGCAGCAGTTGAGTGATGCGGGCTGGACGCACGCCCTGCTGACGAATCACGTGCCGGAGTTCGGGGCGCTGCTGGACGGCCTGGGGCTCCGTTCGCCGTTCACGGTGGTGGTGAACTCCGCCGACACCGGTTTCGAGAAGCCGCACCCGGAAGCGTTCCGCGAGGTGCTGCGGCGCGTGGGCGTCCCGGAACGGGTCTGCATGATCGGGGACAGTCCCGACGCGGACATGCGCGGCGCGCAGGGGGTCGGGTGGCCCGCCGTGCTCGTTCACCGCGAGCTGGCAGGGTGCCCAGCCCGCCAGCTGACGGACGTGCCGGGCTTTCTGGAGCGGCTGTGAGCTACAGCTCAGAGCCCAGAGCTCACAGCCCGCGCTTTACCCGTCGGCGAGGGCGGCCATGAGCGCGGCGGCGTAGCGGACGCCGTTTTCGAAGTCGCGGCGGAGGATGTTCTCGTTGGGGGCGTGGACGCGTCCGCCGATGTTGCCGATGCCGAGGGCGATGACGGGCGCGCCGACGTGCTGCATGAAGGGGTGCATGGGGCCGCTGCCGCCGCTGCTGGGGTTGAGGATGGGGTCGTGTCCGTGGACGTCACGGGCGACCTGCACGGCCGTTTTCACGAAGGGGTGGTTGAGGTCGCTGCGGGCGGGGTGCTGGTGGCTTTCGAGTTCGACGATCTCGATGTCGCTGAAGCCCTGCGTGTCGAGGTGGGCGCGCAGCAGGTCCACGATGCGGTCCGGGTGCTGGTCCGGCACGAGCCGGAAGTCGAGTTTCACCATGCCTTCGGCCGGGAGGACCGTCTTGCTGCCCTGCCCCTCGTAGCCGCCGTGGAAGCCGTTGACGTTCACGACGGGTTTGAGGTTCAGGCGGGTGTGGTACTCGCCCCTGTCCCCCAGGGTGCGGGTCACGTCGTAGGTGTCCCGCAGCGCCTCGCCGGTGCCGGGCAGGGCGGCGATGGCGTCCAGGTCGGCCTGGCTGGGGGGGCGGACGTCGTCGTGGAAGCCGGGGATCAGGACGGTGCCGTCGGGGCCGCGCAGGGAGGCGACAGCGGCGGCCAGTCGCCACAGGGGGTTGTCCACGACGGCGCCGTTGCTGCTGTGCAGGTCGCTCGCGGCGACCCGGCAGCGGAGTTCCACGCAGATGATGCCCTTCAGGCCCGCGTACAGCACGGGGCGGCCCTCGGGGGTGATGCTGCCGAATTCCCACCAGACGCCGTCGGCTTTCAGTTCGGCGGCGTGCGCCTCGATGAACGCTTCGAGGCTGGGGCTGCCGACCTCTTCCTCGCCCTCGATGAGCCACTTGACCTTCAGGGGCAGGCCGCCGCGCTGCTCCCTCAGGGCGCGCAGTCCGGCGAGGCGGGAGACGAGTTCGCCCTTGTCGTCGCTGGCGCCGCGCCCATACAGGCGGCCGTCCCGTTCGGTCAGGGTGAAGGGCGGCGTGTCCCAGAGTTCGGCGGGGTCCTCGGGCTGCACGTCGTAGTGGTTGTAGATCAAGAGCGTGAAGGGCCCCTCGCCCGCTTCGGCCAGGAGGATCGGGGCGACCTGTCCGGGGTACTCGCGGACGGTGAAGCCCTCGGCTTCCAGCAGGGTCTGCACGGCCCGGGCGGCGTCCGGGAGGTGGCGGCCCTGGGCGGAGACGCTGGGAATGGCGACGAGGTCGGCGAGGTCGCGCAGGCCGCGCTCGATGTGGGCCGTGAGGTCGGGTGGGGTCATCCCTGGCAGCGTACGGGAATCCGGGGCGGCGCGCGTGCGTCATCTGGCGGGTGTCCGGCCGAGCGGACGGCGTGGGGGGACAGCGCCAGCATTTGACAACGTTTTCAGTTCGGGGGTACGCTCTGGGTACAGCTCACAGTTCACCCGTCGGTTCGCCCCGCACCCGAGCGGCTCAGGCGGTCCGCACCGTATCCTGCCCGCAAGGAGCCCCACGTCATGACCCGGAACGTCACCATCAGAGACATCGCGCGCGAGGCCGGCGTGTCGATCAGCACGGTCTCCCGCGCCCTGAACGGGCAGGTGCCGGTCGCGCCCGACAAGCGGCAGCGCGTGCTGGACGCCACCCGCCGCCTGGGCTACGAACCGAACGCCGCCGCGCAGGGTCTCGTGCGCGGGCGCACCATGACGGTGGGCGTGCTGACGCAGGACATCGCCAGTCCCTTCTACAGCGAGGTCTCGCGCGGCATCGACGCCGGACTGGCGGGCAGTGGGTACCAGCCGATCTTCGTGAACGGCCACTGGGAGATCCAGGACGAGGCGGCGGCCATCACGGCCCTGACGCGGCGGCAGGTGGACGCCGTGATCGTCCTGGGTGGCCGCCTGGACGCGCGGCAGCTCCGCGACCTGCACGCGCGGGTGCCGCTGGTCGTGGTGGGACGGCAGGTGCCGGGCCTGGACGACGCCTGCCTGAGCGTGGACAACGTGCAGGGCGCGTTCCTGGCGACCACGCACCTGATCCAGCTGGGGCACCGCCGGATCG is a window of Deinococcus grandis DNA encoding:
- a CDS encoding HNH endonuclease; the protein is MTSRKDVPDTNRRPRVAADLNAPRVLVLNASYEPLHVTSAKRAITLVQYGVAEILEDSDDVVRSPSTVMPVPSVIRLRRYVRRPRVHPIPFNRRNVLRRDTFTCQYCGSPEELTMDHVLPRSRGGRHTWENVVTACRACNQRKGNRTPEEAAMPLRTRPRAPTFGVYAHGQFAHWQPQWTRYLGG
- a CDS encoding HD domain-containing protein, with the translated sequence MNRDQAYELMVAHTSSVSLQRHMLNVEAAMRAYARHWGEDEELYAVAGLLHDFDYELHPDEHPTWGVAFLRETTDTPPAVLDAIMGHAAYTGTPRESRLSRTLFAVDELTGLVQAAALVRPDKDVRLVELSSLKKRFKNRAFAAGVNREEVEQGARELGVDLDEHMTRVLRAMQDM
- a CDS encoding M24 family metallopeptidase; this translates as MTSPITRMQQALAATSLDGWLVYDFQGLNPHARTVLNLPREAFLTRRFFVWVPRSGQAVVLHNHIEGGTWGEITRGWNAERRAFGSHAELDAALRAVVAGRTLAMEYSPNGAVPYVSRVDAGTVERVRAAGAAEVHTSADLLQSFLAWSADDLAAHERAVAVLMQAKDDAFRLIHERLRAGQPVTEVDAQAVIMRQIDAAGMQAGHAVNVSFGVNAADSHYEPSPERHATLKPGECVLIDLWAQEPGRPFADVTWVGYAGQPTPAYQSAWAAVVAARDAALRTIQDGYARTGWGEVQGWMADRAARDAMGPEWEAYFLHRTGHDLGVSIHGAGANLDDYETRDTRTLTPGLAVTIEPGTYPAAQGFGIRSEIDVYLDPQTGPRVTPHTQAAPFILGEGDWAQVRARAYGQD
- a CDS encoding SDR family oxidoreductase — translated: MANLGSSTIMLTGAGGALATAIAQELDDAGAQMVLVGRGDSLARAADRFPATEVLDLDLRDPASIEALRKVKVDTLIHTVGTYATQDAQKATEDDYDAMFDANMRTLFHAVQGVLPNMLKQKDGLIMGVSAGQAARLSGPKAALYTASKSAVASYVLSLHDELKGKGVRGMVLYPMGAIDTPGNRDAGMDWDSMIDPRGLAKSVAHALTRPDRAHITEIKVYPDT
- a CDS encoding HAD family hydrolase, whose protein sequence is MKLLVWDFDGTLAFRSGLWSGTLAAVAARHRPDLGLEAAHFRPFLSTGFRWHAPERIHPARGAAAWWAELHPVFERAYRETGVNPADARAWAAEVRAEYLNLESWAAFPDAAPVLQQLSDAGWTHALLTNHVPEFGALLDGLGLRSPFTVVVNSADTGFEKPHPEAFREVLRRVGVPERVCMIGDSPDADMRGAQGVGWPAVLVHRELAGCPARQLTDVPGFLERL
- a CDS encoding M20/M25/M40 family metallo-hydrolase, which produces MTPPDLTAHIERGLRDLADLVAIPSVSAQGRHLPDAARAVQTLLEAEGFTVREYPGQVAPILLAEAGEGPFTLLIYNHYDVQPEDPAELWDTPPFTLTERDGRLYGRGASDDKGELVSRLAGLRALREQRGGLPLKVKWLIEGEEEVGSPSLEAFIEAHAAELKADGVWWEFGSITPEGRPVLYAGLKGIICVELRCRVAASDLHSSNGAVVDNPLWRLAAAVASLRGPDGTVLIPGFHDDVRPPSQADLDAIAALPGTGEALRDTYDVTRTLGDRGEYHTRLNLKPVVNVNGFHGGYEGQGSKTVLPAEGMVKLDFRLVPDQHPDRIVDLLRAHLDTQGFSDIEIVELESHQHPARSDLNHPFVKTAVQVARDVHGHDPILNPSSGGSGPMHPFMQHVGAPVIALGIGNIGGRVHAPNENILRRDFENGVRYAAALMAALADG
- a CDS encoding LacI family DNA-binding transcriptional regulator, with translation MTRNVTIRDIAREAGVSISTVSRALNGQVPVAPDKRQRVLDATRRLGYEPNAAAQGLVRGRTMTVGVLTQDIASPFYSEVSRGIDAGLAGSGYQPIFVNGHWEIQDEAAAITALTRRQVDAVIVLGGRLDARQLRDLHARVPLVVVGRQVPGLDDACLSVDNVQGAFLATTHLIQLGHRRIAHVAGIPSQRDAVDRLEGYRLALAEAGVPFDPALVFEGNFNEASGIQAVEHWLGRAAQFSAVFAANDQMAYGVGLGLYRRGMRVPEDVSLVGFDDLPASQFTLPPLTTVHHPAREMGELAARHLLARLNDPGAPAELPQLPITLSVRESVRFARSP